Proteins encoded within one genomic window of Methanolacinia paynteri:
- a CDS encoding PAS domain S-box protein — MIKILYVDDEPVLLELARIFIEKSGDFSVDTAESAVFALELMKTGKYDAVISDYQMAKMDGIELLKAIRASGNKIPFIIFTGKGREEVVIQAFENGADFYIQKGGEPNSQFVELVHKVRQSIALRQTEAALRDSEEKYRLLVEKANEAIFIAQDRLVRFSNPRFSSILNVPPGELVGKSIDDLIHPDDREMVLGRYERRIAGKSAPDEYEFRILDSSGNTHWVKIHSTLIHWEEKPALLIILDEITERKAAEDELQESNRKLAELNEELRMHLKTIESRNDEIQGAYEQLKAAEEELRQNYEELGQKEILLRESEEKFRRIVETAEEGIWEMDHREMTTFVNKKMAEMLGYSTGEMFGRKISSFIHKGDQKAHLSEVEHRKGGATGLYVRRMMRKDGEIRWMKVKSTPIFGKSGNFRGSFAMVSDITEQKRAEDALRESRQELMDIIDFLPDATFVIDDHGRVIAWNRAIEEMTGIRSEDIVGRENYEYALPFYRERKPILIDMVLDSDLLGESHYPSVITDGNRLISEFEIPYLYDGKGAYLWFIATPLYDSGGKITGAIESIRDITAKKESEEALINRNKELTSAYEQLAAMDEELRQGFDELENSHRELRESEEKYRNLIENAPIGIFTSTSEGEFLSLNGTGAKILGFSSPEEVTGSPGSLKDILHSYPAGSDLMTDTLLEKGYLEDFNFEYIKKGETKKKHLKINACISQSNKDGSFIVLGFFDDVGDVKNIRETLENANHKLKLLYSITRHDILNSVMAAYCFIELLKNPEDPEYGQYIDTLHELLEKIQKQIEFTREYENLGSHVPVWQNLAEILAVVKSQSSLPFEITGCDIEILADPILRKVFDTLLDNTLRHGGESVSRVEVSCMRSENGGYSIVWKDDGTGIPDDDKELIFERGFGKNTGLGLFLAREILAISGIEIRECGLQGRGVRFEMTVPEGKYRVISGC; from the coding sequence ATGATAAAGATTCTTTATGTCGACGACGAACCCGTTCTTCTCGAACTCGCAAGGATATTTATTGAAAAGAGCGGTGACTTTTCAGTCGATACAGCCGAATCCGCAGTTTTTGCACTTGAACTGATGAAAACCGGAAAATATGATGCGGTTATCTCCGATTACCAGATGGCCAAAATGGACGGTATCGAGCTCCTGAAGGCCATCCGGGCCTCAGGCAACAAAATACCATTCATTATTTTCACAGGCAAAGGCCGGGAAGAGGTTGTAATCCAGGCCTTTGAAAACGGAGCCGATTTCTACATCCAGAAGGGTGGAGAACCCAACTCCCAGTTTGTAGAGCTTGTTCACAAGGTGAGACAGTCGATCGCGTTAAGGCAGACCGAAGCAGCACTAAGGGACAGCGAAGAGAAGTACCGCCTGCTCGTTGAAAAAGCGAACGAAGCGATCTTCATTGCACAGGACCGCCTGGTCAGGTTTTCCAATCCCCGTTTTTCCTCCATTCTCAATGTTCCCCCGGGTGAGCTGGTCGGAAAATCTATTGACGATTTAATCCACCCCGATGATCGTGAGATGGTACTCGGCCGTTATGAACGCAGAATCGCAGGAAAAAGTGCTCCCGATGAGTATGAATTCAGGATCCTCGATTCTTCCGGGAATACACACTGGGTGAAGATTCACTCCACTCTTATTCATTGGGAAGAGAAGCCGGCCCTGCTGATCATACTTGACGAGATCACTGAACGAAAGGCAGCCGAAGATGAACTTCAGGAAAGCAACAGAAAACTCGCCGAGCTCAATGAAGAGCTCAGGATGCACCTGAAGACCATAGAGAGCAGAAACGACGAAATCCAGGGGGCATATGAACAGCTCAAGGCGGCCGAAGAGGAGCTCAGGCAGAATTACGAAGAACTGGGGCAAAAAGAAATTCTCCTCCGTGAGAGCGAGGAAAAATTCAGGCGCATTGTCGAGACGGCGGAGGAAGGAATCTGGGAGATGGACCACAGGGAGATGACCACCTTCGTAAATAAAAAAATGGCTGAGATGCTTGGATACTCCACAGGGGAGATGTTCGGGAGAAAGATCTCATCGTTCATCCATAAAGGGGATCAAAAAGCTCACCTTTCGGAGGTCGAGCACAGGAAAGGGGGTGCAACCGGTCTATATGTCCGGAGAATGATGAGAAAGGACGGGGAGATCAGGTGGATGAAGGTGAAATCAACTCCTATCTTTGGAAAAAGCGGGAACTTCAGAGGTTCGTTTGCCATGGTTTCCGATATTACCGAACAGAAGCGTGCCGAAGATGCATTAAGAGAGAGCAGGCAGGAGCTGATGGACATCATCGATTTCCTTCCCGATGCAACGTTCGTAATAGACGATCACGGCAGGGTTATTGCATGGAACCGGGCTATCGAGGAGATGACTGGGATCCGGTCCGAAGATATCGTCGGCAGGGAAAATTACGAGTATGCCCTGCCCTTCTACAGGGAAAGAAAGCCCATTCTTATCGATATGGTCCTGGACAGCGATCTTCTTGGTGAATCTCATTATCCTTCAGTCATAACCGACGGGAACAGGCTCATATCCGAGTTCGAGATTCCGTATTTATACGATGGCAAAGGCGCCTATCTCTGGTTCATCGCAACACCACTCTATGATTCCGGCGGTAAAATCACCGGTGCCATCGAATCGATCCGGGATATCACAGCCAAAAAAGAATCAGAGGAAGCCCTGATAAACAGGAATAAAGAACTGACTTCTGCGTATGAACAGCTTGCGGCAATGGATGAAGAACTGCGCCAGGGCTTCGACGAACTGGAAAATAGTCACAGGGAACTCAGGGAGAGCGAAGAGAAATACCGGAACCTGATCGAAAATGCTCCCATCGGTATATTCACCAGCACGTCGGAAGGTGAATTTCTTAGCCTTAATGGAACCGGGGCGAAAATTCTCGGTTTCTCCTCTCCGGAAGAAGTTACAGGCAGTCCAGGATCCCTGAAAGATATTCTGCATTCCTACCCTGCCGGAAGCGATCTTATGACCGATACTCTCCTGGAGAAGGGTTATCTCGAGGACTTTAATTTTGAATACATAAAAAAAGGTGAGACGAAAAAGAAGCACCTGAAAATCAATGCCTGCATCTCACAGAGTAATAAGGACGGCTCATTTATTGTCCTGGGATTCTTCGATGATGTCGGGGATGTTAAAAATATCAGGGAAACACTTGAGAATGCAAACCACAAGCTGAAACTCCTCTACAGCATTACACGTCATGACATCCTGAACAGCGTCATGGCTGCTTACTGTTTCATCGAACTGCTGAAAAACCCTGAAGATCCGGAGTACGGCCAGTACATAGATACCCTCCATGAACTTCTTGAAAAGATCCAGAAGCAGATCGAATTCACAAGAGAGTACGAGAACCTCGGTTCGCATGTGCCTGTATGGCAGAACCTTGCTGAAATTCTCGCTGTTGTGAAAAGCCAGAGTTCTCTTCCTTTTGAAATAACCGGCTGCGATATAGAGATCTTAGCGGACCCCATCCTGAGGAAGGTCTTCGACACGCTTCTCGACAATACCTTGAGGCATGGCGGTGAGTCGGTTTCACGGGTGGAGGTCTCATGCATGCGTTCCGAAAACGGCGGATACAGTATAGTCTGGAAGGACGACGGAACAGGGATCCCGGATGACGACAAGGAACTGATCTTCGAGCGCGGGTTCGGCAAAAATACCGGCTTAGGTCTCTTCCTGGCCAGGGAGATCCTCGCGATATCCGGTATAGAGATAAGAGAATGTGGCCTCCAGGGCAGGGGTGTAAGATTTGAAATGACTGTTCCGGAAGGAAAATACCGCGTAATATCCGGCTGTTAA
- a CDS encoding class I SAM-dependent methyltransferase, producing the protein MQNSKNIKNWIDCWEASKKDSEKPGNMGDPEVWEKRAEMFAHRLKPGKRQGRTNMVLELLEEVGFKPEGSRVLDIGCGPGALAIPLARAGAEVTAIDISSKTLEYLKDNAEKEGLSINPVKCHWWTADIDELGFRDQFDLVISSMTPAIKDFETFEKMNACSKNYCYLSHFIRKTDNEVDPEIYRDILKTEPPRRKSEGTIPGFFYIFMYVYLNGYSPLVTINHRQPEGDNGWKDAAERAIEFLEAEYDCTESVKSEIMDYYEKKAKAGEDLFGSDVFIGMMAWSKDK; encoded by the coding sequence ATGCAGAATTCAAAGAATATAAAAAACTGGATCGACTGCTGGGAAGCGTCGAAAAAAGATTCGGAAAAACCAGGGAACATGGGAGATCCCGAAGTATGGGAAAAAAGAGCGGAGATGTTCGCACACAGGCTCAAGCCCGGAAAACGGCAGGGAAGAACGAACATGGTACTCGAACTCCTGGAGGAGGTCGGTTTTAAACCGGAGGGGTCCCGTGTCCTCGACATAGGCTGCGGTCCGGGAGCGTTGGCAATTCCCCTTGCCCGTGCCGGTGCCGAAGTTACGGCAATCGACATCTCCTCGAAGACACTGGAATACCTGAAAGATAATGCAGAGAAAGAAGGACTCTCGATAAACCCCGTCAAATGCCACTGGTGGACTGCGGATATAGACGAACTCGGGTTCAGGGACCAGTTCGATCTCGTGATATCGTCGATGACCCCGGCGATTAAAGACTTCGAGACATTCGAAAAGATGAACGCCTGCTCGAAGAACTACTGCTACCTCAGCCATTTCATCAGGAAAACCGACAACGAGGTTGACCCGGAGATCTACAGGGATATCCTGAAAACAGAGCCTCCACGCCGCAAGTCTGAAGGGACGATACCCGGATTCTTCTATATCTTCATGTACGTCTACCTCAACGGGTACAGTCCGCTGGTTACGATCAACCACAGGCAGCCGGAAGGCGATAATGGATGGAAAGACGCTGCAGAAAGAGCAATCGAATTTTTGGAGGCTGAGTATGACTGCACGGAATCGGTCAAATCGGAGATCATGGACTATTATGAAAAGAAGGCAAAGGCCGGGGAAGACCTCTTTGGATCGGATGTATTCATAGGCATGATGGCATGGTCGAAGGACAAGTGA
- a CDS encoding amino acid permease — MSEETKTGKGVKKVYLGIFALAMINVAAVLSIRNFPSMAIYGWSCIGWYIIGTILFLIPISLAGAELATGWPEGGGVYAWVKQAFGERDGFIALFCEWSNNLVWFPTVLSFIAATLAFALTPNLTSSPLYMFTVMMIAFWGTTAVAYFGENASTKLSNFGVVLGSIIPAIVITLLGIWWFASGQQLVLPEFSLEQIAPEINLDTLPFFATVVLLFAGMEMAGFHALEVKNPQTDFPKAIGISAVIIFFCTVAATLAIAFVIPANQLSLASGVMQAIQYFFDSAGLSAFVGPMALLITIGGVVNLAAWLIGPAKGLGVIAEEGNMPPMFDRTNKYGAPVAVLVTQALIGSVISLLYVFLPSVNQAYWILSAMTVELLCIVYFLVFAALIKLRYSQPDKPRPFKIPGGMPGVWIVGGMGAVGVVFSFIVGLMPPSYYDNTIGYVVAVLFGTFVLAVPPLIFLKLKKPSWTKAVNKEVAQDE, encoded by the coding sequence ATGAGCGAAGAAACAAAGACAGGCAAGGGAGTAAAGAAAGTCTATCTTGGCATATTCGCCCTTGCGATGATAAACGTCGCCGCGGTGCTGAGCATCAGGAACTTTCCGTCGATGGCAATCTACGGGTGGTCGTGTATCGGGTGGTACATCATCGGAACGATACTCTTCCTTATACCGATCTCCCTTGCGGGTGCAGAACTTGCAACAGGCTGGCCCGAGGGCGGTGGTGTCTACGCGTGGGTAAAGCAGGCGTTCGGGGAGAGAGACGGATTTATCGCGCTTTTCTGCGAATGGTCGAACAACCTCGTCTGGTTCCCGACCGTCCTGTCGTTCATCGCAGCAACGCTCGCATTCGCCCTTACACCGAATCTTACATCGAGCCCACTGTATATGTTCACCGTGATGATGATCGCATTCTGGGGAACTACCGCAGTCGCCTACTTCGGCGAAAATGCCTCGACAAAACTCAGCAACTTCGGTGTAGTGCTCGGCAGCATCATCCCTGCGATAGTGATCACACTTCTCGGGATCTGGTGGTTTGCATCCGGGCAGCAGCTGGTTCTCCCTGAATTTTCACTTGAACAGATCGCACCGGAGATAAATCTCGATACACTGCCTTTCTTCGCAACGGTTGTTCTTCTCTTTGCAGGTATGGAGATGGCGGGCTTCCACGCTCTCGAGGTCAAAAACCCGCAGACCGATTTCCCAAAGGCGATCGGCATCTCGGCAGTGATAATATTCTTCTGTACGGTTGCGGCGACACTCGCAATCGCGTTCGTGATCCCTGCAAACCAGCTGAGCCTTGCATCGGGCGTTATGCAGGCGATACAGTACTTCTTTGATTCCGCAGGGCTGTCGGCTTTCGTCGGGCCGATGGCGTTGTTGATCACTATCGGCGGTGTGGTAAATCTTGCCGCATGGCTCATAGGACCCGCAAAGGGTCTCGGGGTCATTGCGGAAGAGGGAAACATGCCGCCAATGTTCGACCGGACGAACAAATACGGAGCTCCGGTTGCGGTTCTGGTCACGCAGGCGCTCATCGGTTCAGTAATCTCGCTCCTGTATGTGTTCCTGCCGTCCGTCAACCAGGCATACTGGATACTGTCGGCTATGACCGTGGAGCTGCTCTGTATCGTATACTTCCTGGTATTTGCAGCTCTCATCAAACTCAGGTACAGCCAGCCAGATAAGCCCAGGCCGTTCAAGATACCCGGCGGGATGCCCGGAGTCTGGATCGTCGGGGGCATGGGAGCTGTAGGAGTCGTATTTTCGTTCATCGTAGGACTTATGCCGCCTTCATACTACGACAATACAATCGGCTATGTCGTAGCGGTTCTCTTCGGAACGTTCGTCCTCGCAGTTCCGCCTCTTATCTTCCTCAAACTCAAGAAACCAAGCTGGACAAAAGCTGTAAACAAGGAGGTGGCACAGGATGAATGA
- a CDS encoding Orn/Lys/Arg family decarboxylase, with translation MNPEEKLQVGVIDANVHTDTPAGRAVTKIIEDLAEYGIEVTVLVSTEDARTALSNLPSADCIMVNWNVGESDDSPAGKKGASGVDANLIISEIRKRNEDIPIFLMGEPTSEPPKKLPIEMIKGINEFVWVMDDTAEFLAGRIRAAAKRYRDRLLPPFFGELVNFSRDFEYSWHTPGHAGGTAFRKSPAGRAFFNFFGEQLFRSDISISVGELGSLLDHSGPVGEAERYAAKVFGADSTYFVTNGTSTSNKIVFFGRVTADDIVLVDRNCHKSAEHALTMTHAVPVYLIPTRNRYGIIGPIHPEEFSPETIKAKIAASPLTKKLKNKTPIHSIITNSTYDGLCYHAEWVENELGKSVDSIHFDEAWYGYARFNPMYRNRFAMRDGAENPEGPTVFATQSTHKLLAALSQASMVHVRNGRVPIEHSRFNEAFMMHSSTSPLYTIIASCDVSSKMMDGASGRMLTQEPIEDAIRFRRMMARINREIGTGKTPNDWWFGMWQPDFVTDPATGKKMDFADAGINLLGKEPSCWVLHPEDSWHGFTDLPDDYCMLDPIKVTVLMPGVNDDGTPANWGIPAAIVVKFLDTKGIVNEKSGDYNILFLFSMGITKGKWGTLVTELFEFKRHWEEESPLEEVFPDLVKEWPERYGGMTLPGLVNEMHDYMKKTEQGKLLQEAYEKLPEQVMTYAEAYRCLVRDEVEHVAVSDMENRIVATGVFPYPPGIPVLAPGESAGKKKGAIIKYLLALQEFDKKFPGFDHDIHGVENVNGKYMIYCLKE, from the coding sequence ATGAACCCCGAGGAGAAACTCCAGGTAGGAGTTATCGACGCGAACGTTCATACCGACACTCCGGCAGGAAGGGCTGTAACAAAAATTATCGAGGACCTGGCTGAATACGGAATCGAGGTCACTGTACTTGTATCTACAGAAGATGCAAGGACAGCTCTCTCGAACCTGCCGTCGGCAGACTGCATAATGGTGAACTGGAACGTCGGGGAATCGGATGATAGTCCTGCCGGAAAGAAGGGTGCCTCAGGGGTTGATGCAAACCTAATCATATCCGAGATCAGGAAACGAAACGAGGACATCCCGATCTTCCTCATGGGCGAACCTACGAGCGAACCGCCGAAAAAGCTCCCTATCGAGATGATTAAAGGGATCAACGAGTTTGTCTGGGTGATGGACGACACCGCCGAATTCCTTGCGGGACGAATAAGAGCAGCGGCGAAGAGGTACAGGGATCGGCTCCTTCCCCCGTTCTTCGGCGAACTGGTGAACTTCTCCCGCGACTTCGAATATTCATGGCACACGCCCGGCCATGCAGGCGGAACTGCGTTCAGGAAATCGCCGGCAGGAAGAGCATTCTTCAATTTCTTCGGCGAACAGCTGTTCAGGTCCGACATATCGATTTCAGTAGGCGAACTCGGTTCTCTCCTCGACCATTCCGGCCCGGTAGGAGAGGCAGAAAGATACGCTGCCAAAGTATTCGGTGCGGATTCTACCTATTTTGTGACCAATGGAACATCGACATCGAACAAGATCGTCTTCTTCGGGAGGGTCACCGCAGACGATATTGTCCTCGTCGACAGGAACTGCCACAAATCTGCGGAGCATGCACTGACCATGACCCATGCAGTCCCGGTATACCTCATTCCGACAAGGAACAGGTACGGGATCATCGGTCCGATACATCCCGAGGAGTTCTCGCCTGAAACCATCAAAGCGAAGATCGCGGCCTCGCCGCTCACAAAGAAACTGAAAAACAAGACTCCAATCCACTCGATAATTACGAATTCAACCTACGACGGCCTCTGCTATCACGCGGAATGGGTGGAGAACGAGCTCGGAAAGAGTGTCGACAGCATCCACTTCGACGAGGCGTGGTACGGATATGCACGCTTCAATCCGATGTACCGCAACCGCTTCGCGATGAGAGACGGTGCGGAAAATCCCGAAGGACCCACGGTCTTTGCAACGCAGTCGACTCATAAACTGCTCGCTGCTCTCTCACAGGCGTCGATGGTTCATGTGAGAAACGGAAGGGTGCCGATCGAACACTCGAGGTTCAACGAGGCGTTCATGATGCACTCCTCTACCTCCCCGCTATACACCATAATAGCATCATGCGATGTCTCTTCCAAGATGATGGACGGGGCGTCCGGAAGGATGCTCACACAGGAGCCGATCGAGGACGCGATCAGATTCAGGCGTATGATGGCGAGGATCAACAGGGAGATAGGCACCGGAAAAACACCGAACGACTGGTGGTTCGGAATGTGGCAGCCTGATTTCGTAACTGATCCCGCTACGGGAAAGAAGATGGACTTCGCCGACGCCGGCATTAACCTGCTGGGCAAAGAGCCGTCATGCTGGGTTCTCCACCCCGAGGACAGCTGGCACGGGTTTACTGATCTCCCTGACGACTACTGCATGCTCGACCCGATAAAGGTGACAGTACTCATGCCGGGAGTAAACGACGACGGAACCCCGGCCAACTGGGGAATACCCGCGGCAATCGTCGTCAAGTTCCTGGACACGAAAGGAATCGTCAACGAGAAGTCTGGCGACTACAACATACTCTTCCTCTTCTCCATGGGAATAACCAAGGGCAAGTGGGGAACGCTGGTTACAGAGTTGTTCGAGTTCAAGCGCCACTGGGAGGAGGAGTCTCCGCTGGAAGAGGTCTTCCCCGATCTCGTGAAAGAATGGCCGGAGAGGTACGGTGGGATGACACTACCCGGACTGGTCAACGAGATGCACGATTACATGAAGAAGACAGAGCAGGGCAAACTTCTCCAGGAGGCCTACGAGAAACTTCCCGAACAGGTCATGACATACGCGGAAGCCTACAGGTGCCTCGTCCGCGACGAAGTGGAGCATGTCGCAGTCTCGGATATGGAGAACAGGATCGTCGCAACCGGAGTGTTCCCGTATCCCCCCGGAATTCCGGTTCTCGCACCCGGCGAATCCGCGGGAAAGAAGAAAGGAGCGATCATCAAATACCTCCTTGCACTGCAGGAGTTCGACAAGAAGTTCCCGGGATTCGATCACGACATCCACGGCGTTGAGAACGTAAACGGGAAGTACATGATATACTGCCTTAAGGAGTGA
- a CDS encoding aldehyde dehydrogenase family protein — translation MNTENDPRKVIEVINPADGSTIGTVSAGTASDIGAAVDDASGALAKWSPLLPRERGKKLFNAAAAIRKDKDRLASLLTSEQGKPLAESKNEIMGCANVLEYYASISGSITGEALPKSDYGYSFTIKKPLGVCGAIIPWNMPALIMAWKTGPALVAGNALIVKPATSTPLTCMEMASVIHGAGVPEEILRVIPGSGDEVGNAIAAHPEIRAVSFTGSTETGKLVEKAACGTGKHLTLELGGSDPMIVCDDADISAAAAGAVAGRFYNCGQTCTAVKRLYVFESVADEFMRVLEPAVAGIKIGNGLSPGVRMGPMSSSTGRERIEEIIDYVRNSGDGGITRGGRIPEGAEYEKGFFYEPTIIAGVSGESRLMKEEVFGPVLPVSIVSGMNEAIESANSTKYGLGASVWTRNIGRATRAAEEIDAGIVWINRHLKIPPEVPFGGEKASGSGRENGIYAPERYMTEKTVIVSP, via the coding sequence ATGAATACGGAAAATGATCCCCGAAAAGTTATAGAAGTGATAAATCCGGCGGACGGTTCTACCATCGGGACTGTTTCTGCCGGAACTGCTTCAGATATCGGTGCTGCCGTCGATGATGCCTCCGGAGCACTTGCAAAGTGGTCGCCGCTACTTCCGAGGGAGAGGGGGAAGAAGCTCTTCAACGCCGCAGCGGCGATCAGGAAGGATAAGGACAGGCTCGCATCACTCCTGACGTCCGAGCAGGGAAAGCCGCTTGCCGAATCTAAAAACGAGATCATGGGCTGTGCAAACGTGCTTGAATACTATGCCTCAATCTCGGGATCGATCACAGGCGAGGCTCTTCCCAAGTCCGATTACGGCTACTCGTTCACTATAAAGAAGCCGCTCGGGGTCTGCGGTGCGATCATCCCGTGGAATATGCCGGCCCTGATAATGGCATGGAAGACCGGGCCTGCACTCGTCGCCGGAAACGCTCTGATCGTAAAACCTGCGACATCGACACCGCTTACGTGCATGGAGATGGCATCGGTAATACACGGGGCAGGGGTTCCTGAAGAGATACTCCGGGTGATCCCCGGAAGCGGGGATGAGGTCGGAAACGCGATCGCCGCCCACCCTGAGATAAGAGCGGTATCGTTCACCGGATCGACAGAGACAGGAAAACTCGTCGAAAAGGCAGCCTGCGGAACGGGAAAACACCTTACACTTGAGCTTGGCGGAAGCGACCCGATGATCGTATGCGACGACGCCGATATCTCTGCGGCGGCGGCAGGTGCGGTTGCCGGACGTTTCTATAACTGCGGCCAGACATGCACGGCCGTAAAGCGCCTGTATGTATTCGAAAGCGTTGCAGACGAGTTCATGAGGGTACTTGAACCCGCGGTTGCAGGGATAAAGATCGGAAACGGGCTCTCTCCGGGTGTAAGGATGGGGCCGATGAGCAGCAGCACGGGAAGGGAGAGGATCGAAGAGATCATAGACTATGTCCGTAACTCGGGCGACGGGGGGATCACAAGAGGCGGCCGGATCCCGGAAGGTGCAGAATATGAAAAGGGCTTCTTCTATGAACCTACGATCATAGCCGGAGTCTCAGGCGAAAGCAGGCTCATGAAAGAGGAGGTCTTCGGCCCCGTGCTCCCTGTTTCCATAGTCTCCGGGATGAATGAAGCGATAGAGTCGGCGAACTCGACGAAATACGGCCTCGGCGCCTCGGTCTGGACAAGAAACATAGGGCGGGCGACAAGGGCCGCAGAAGAGATCGACGCCGGTATCGTGTGGATCAACAGGCACTTAAAGATCCCCCCGGAGGTTCCGTTCGGCGGGGAGAAGGCAAGCGGAAGCGGAAGGGAAAACGGAATTTATGCACCGGAACGTTATATGACAGAAAAAACAGTCATAGTCTCGCCTTAA